The sequence below is a genomic window from Providencia rettgeri.
TGTCATCGAAACCGCTTCAGGTAAGCGATTACTATAAATCAGTTTAATATCATCACCATTTTTTACTTTGACTGTCGGCCCAGGGGAAGAACCATTTACTCCCCAAATATCAGCCGAATATTTTCCATCAAAAGACCAATGAATTTTTTGTAATGTTAAAAATAATGGCTGTCCCGACCGTGATTCTAATAACGGTGGCACAGGTAAAACTGTCGCCCCTTCTGCACTCGCATAAATAGGTGCATAAGACAAACATAGAGCCATCCCTGCCGCTATCAGGGTTTGGCATCGATTGAATGACATAAATTCTCCGCTAAACAAAATTCCAGCGCATTTTATTATTTAATATTATAAATTTTCAGCCAATAAGATGGCTAATTTCAGGTTGGCGCTAGTAATATAACTACTTAGATGCAACAACTTAAGACCATAATAATTTGTGAGCCATGATATCGCGAAAAAATGCTAAATTCTAAAAATATCTATCTAATATGTAAAAATTTAATTAATAGAATTATAAATAGTAAGGTAAGTAATTAAAAAGGGAAGATAAGAAGAGTAGACGATAATCAAGTCGGTGTATTCTGTGTTCAACCTAAAAAAATAGGCAATATTTATATATTGCCTATTTTTAAAATAAATTCAATTAGTTAGGGTTATTTCCCTTGCTTTGCCATTTCTTCAACCTCGAGATCGAGTTCTTTAATTTTTGCTTCCATTAAAGCATGGCAATGTTCAGATAATTCCCTCACTTGCTCTCGACTATAACGCGATGTATCGATCGGGTCTAACATTTCAATAATGACACTACCGTTATTCCAACGGTTTAACTTAATTTTACCTTGTGTACTCGAAACGCAAACAGGCACAATCGGTACCCCTGCGGCAATCGCGGCATGAAATGCCCCCGTTTTAAATGGCAGTAAACCACGGCCACGACTGCGAGTGCCTTCGGGGAACATCCATACCGAAATTTTACGTTTTTTAATCTGGTCAGCAACCTGCGTGATTGTGTTATGAGCTTTAGAACGATTAGCACGGTCAATTAAAATATTACCCGTGATCCAGTACAAAAAGCCAAAAAAGGGTATATAAACCAAGCTTTTTTTACCCACAGTTACCGTTCTAGGTTGCACCCCATTCGACATAGTCACCATGTCATAATTGTTTTGGTGATTACCAATATAAATACTCGGGCCATAGCGCTTCGCTTTCTCAGGGACGCGATTGATGATGTTAATCCCAAAAACGACGGATAGCCGCCCAAACATGTGACCAAATGTCATTACGTGTTTTGGGTTACGTGGGCTAAATAGGCAATAGATCCCGCCCCCTATACATACTGCAATCGTATAAATAATAACAATGATCGCTCTAATAAGCGCTAACATACTAACCCCAAATTGTAAGAGACTTTTCAGCCCATGATGAATATAACCTGCTTATAAACCTTTTGAAGTCTATAACTCAAAAGGTTTATAAGGCTTTTCTTTACTAATTATTCACTATCTACTGGCTCAATATCAATACGCTCAATATTGTGCATTCCGCGCGGTAACGATGTCCCTTTACG
It includes:
- a CDS encoding 1-acylglycerol-3-phosphate O-acyltransferase — translated: MLALIRAIIVIIYTIAVCIGGGIYCLFSPRNPKHVMTFGHMFGRLSVVFGINIINRVPEKAKRYGPSIYIGNHQNNYDMVTMSNGVQPRTVTVGKKSLVYIPFFGFLYWITGNILIDRANRSKAHNTITQVADQIKKRKISVWMFPEGTRSRGRGLLPFKTGAFHAAIAAGVPIVPVCVSSTQGKIKLNRWNNGSVIIEMLDPIDTSRYSREQVRELSEHCHALMEAKIKELDLEVEEMAKQGK